The Peribacillus sp. FSL E2-0218 genome contains a region encoding:
- a CDS encoding LysR family transcriptional regulator: protein MNLHALRLFHTVAEKGNVTRAAEELNISQPAVTAQIKKLEQEIGLNLLSPKGRGILLTQAGLQLAKQAKRLFSLEAEIDSYINQLKNGAVGKLRIVATYLPANFLLPKWIGRYKQRYPEVEVELTTTNSRSAIDQLINYEAEIAFIGGRKEFNPFIHSKELLEDKMVFVVHKDHKFASKHITLAEMAREPFVFREEGSSSREKLVSLCKIHHVNEPIVGLQINGLNETIRTVIEGYGVTFVSSLEVNEYITRGEVGTVYVDEIQLKNPISLCTRKKDTLAETALNFIQMIEKDEN, encoded by the coding sequence ATGAACCTACATGCATTACGACTATTTCATACTGTCGCTGAAAAGGGAAATGTTACTCGTGCGGCTGAAGAGCTGAATATAAGTCAGCCTGCTGTAACGGCACAAATTAAAAAATTAGAACAAGAAATCGGGTTAAATTTATTGTCTCCTAAGGGTAGAGGCATCTTATTAACCCAAGCTGGCCTTCAACTTGCTAAACAAGCTAAAAGATTATTTTCCCTTGAAGCCGAAATAGACTCTTATATTAATCAACTCAAAAATGGAGCAGTTGGAAAGCTACGTATTGTCGCAACATATCTTCCAGCAAATTTTTTATTACCAAAATGGATAGGGCGATACAAACAAAGATACCCTGAGGTAGAGGTAGAATTAACAACAACTAATTCTCGTAGTGCAATCGATCAGTTAATTAATTATGAAGCAGAAATTGCTTTCATAGGTGGAAGAAAAGAGTTTAATCCATTCATTCATAGTAAGGAATTACTTGAAGATAAAATGGTATTTGTCGTGCATAAAGATCATAAGTTTGCCTCAAAACATATTACATTGGCTGAAATGGCAAGAGAACCTTTTGTGTTTCGAGAAGAAGGGAGTTCCTCAAGGGAAAAGTTGGTTTCTTTATGTAAAATCCATCATGTAAATGAACCAATCGTTGGCTTACAAATTAATGGATTGAATGAAACAATCAGAACAGTGATTGAAGGTTATGGAGTTACCTTTGTTTCATCTCTAGAAGTTAACGAATATATTACCCGTGGAGAAGTAGGCACAGTATATGTAGATGAAATTCAATTAAAAAATCCCATCTCATTATGTACAAGAAAAAAAGATACACTTGCCGAAACTGCGCTTAATTTCATACAAATGATTGAAAAAGATGAAAATTAA
- the thrC gene encoding threonine synthase yields the protein MKLICIDCGQGMSSNNLNHHCTCGGLLDIVQDFHNYDADFLKHLFNERLSERMTPYASGVWRYKELIFPELPEDCIITKYEGNTGLYSSELIRKYTGLSQVSLKAQSENPSGSFKDNGMTVAVSHGKSLGFKNFTCTSTGNTSSSLAMYASIAHANSYVFVPNKDISINKVLQTIAYGAHVFSISGTYDDGIQFLEENASDLGLYVCNSINPFRIEGQKSIIYEIAHYLNWNLPEWIVVPGGALSNATALGKGLQDLFSLGFIDKVPRVAIVQAEGASPFHKMIAQNKSELIPEPRPYTRASALNIGNPPSWKKAMLSLRQTNGTTISVTDDEILDAKAIIDKSGIGCEPASAATVAGLRKLVSQQVIDKEESALCILTGNILKDTDALNEYHFGESNHSTFKNEWQPTSLTYDTIKKYIV from the coding sequence ATGAAATTAATATGTATCGACTGTGGTCAAGGAATGTCTTCCAATAATTTAAACCACCATTGTACATGTGGCGGACTTTTAGATATTGTCCAAGATTTTCACAACTATGATGCTGACTTTTTGAAGCATTTATTCAATGAACGCCTTTCTGAAAGAATGACACCATACGCAAGTGGGGTATGGAGATACAAAGAATTAATTTTTCCTGAGTTACCTGAAGACTGCATTATTACCAAATATGAAGGAAACACAGGATTATACTCTTCTGAGTTGATTAGGAAATATACGGGATTGAGTCAAGTTTCTTTAAAAGCGCAAAGTGAAAATCCTAGTGGTTCATTTAAAGACAATGGTATGACGGTTGCGGTTTCTCATGGGAAATCCTTGGGTTTTAAAAACTTCACTTGCACCTCAACAGGAAATACATCCTCTTCCTTAGCTATGTATGCCTCAATCGCTCATGCAAATTCTTATGTTTTCGTCCCAAATAAAGATATATCGATTAATAAAGTATTACAGACAATAGCGTACGGTGCACATGTTTTTAGTATTTCGGGTACTTATGATGACGGAATTCAGTTTTTAGAGGAGAATGCTAGTGATCTTGGTTTATACGTATGCAATTCCATTAATCCCTTTCGGATAGAAGGACAAAAAAGTATTATTTATGAAATTGCCCACTATTTAAACTGGAATTTACCTGAGTGGATTGTAGTACCTGGTGGAGCTTTAAGTAACGCAACTGCATTAGGTAAAGGATTACAGGATTTATTTTCACTCGGGTTTATAGACAAGGTGCCAAGAGTAGCAATTGTACAAGCTGAAGGTGCCAGCCCATTCCATAAAATGATAGCTCAAAATAAGAGTGAACTTATTCCTGAACCTCGGCCATATACTAGAGCTTCTGCATTGAATATCGGAAATCCACCTAGTTGGAAAAAAGCCATGCTTTCTTTAAGACAAACAAATGGGACGACCATTTCCGTAACAGATGATGAAATTCTTGACGCAAAAGCTATAATTGATAAAAGTGGCATTGGGTGTGAACCTGCTTCGGCAGCTACTGTTGCTGGACTACGAAAATTAGTGTCTCAGCAGGTGATTGACAAAGAGGAGTCAGCACTCTGTATCTTAACGGGAAATATCTTAAAGGATACAGATGCCCTGAATGAGTATCATTTTGGAGAAAGTAATCATTCAACCTTTAAAAATGAATGGCAACCGACTAGTTTGACATATGACACTATTAAAAAGTATATAGTATAG
- a CDS encoding Rrf2 family transcriptional regulator translates to MNSDFTIAVHSLVYLAYLPDHMASSESIAENVCTNSARIRKVMSCLRNKGYVKTKEGVGGGYILECNPEEVSLGDIYITVSHGTLKPKWCTGDPEKKCVISSNTQVVMDQIFDEAELYFEKYLENITLSTFLEKIKQCPRY, encoded by the coding sequence GTGAATAGTGATTTTACAATAGCTGTGCATAGTTTGGTTTATTTGGCTTATTTGCCAGATCATATGGCAAGTAGTGAGTCTATTGCAGAAAACGTTTGTACGAACTCGGCAAGAATTAGGAAAGTGATGAGCTGCTTACGGAATAAAGGGTATGTCAAGACTAAAGAAGGTGTTGGCGGAGGATATATTCTCGAATGTAATCCTGAAGAGGTAAGTTTAGGGGATATTTATATAACCGTCTCACATGGGACATTGAAACCGAAATGGTGTACGGGTGATCCGGAGAAAAAGTGTGTCATTTCTTCCAATACCCAGGTGGTCATGGATCAAATATTCGATGAAGCCGAGCTATATTTTGAAAAGTATTTAGAAAATATTACACTTAGCACGTTTTTGGAAAAAATTAAGCAATGTCCTCGATATTGA
- a CDS encoding IDEAL domain-containing protein, producing MAGNRPFENGDWVQGRSREGELIHGFIETIGRNQDIIKVNVVESDNEKAVGKSIWIPSKWTQKLPDLEISNESHLLALIDLALLSKDETWFMELSGKLESVKIHPKLKAEKSDFLMEENRIANLDFNK from the coding sequence ATGGCAGGAAATAGACCATTTGAAAACGGTGATTGGGTACAAGGAAGGTCGAGGGAGGGGGAACTCATTCATGGGTTCATCGAAACCATAGGCCGAAATCAAGATATCATTAAAGTGAATGTAGTGGAAAGTGATAATGAAAAGGCGGTTGGTAAATCGATTTGGATCCCAAGTAAATGGACTCAAAAGCTGCCCGATTTAGAAATTAGTAACGAAAGCCATCTATTGGCATTAATTGATTTAGCGTTACTTTCCAAAGATGAGACTTGGTTTATGGAGTTATCAGGTAAATTGGAATCGGTTAAGATACATCCCAAATTAAAGGCTGAGAAATCCGATTTCCTTATGGAGGAAAATCGAATCGCGAATCTTGATTTTAATAAATGA
- the trxA gene encoding thioredoxin: MAIEHVTDANFAVEINEGLVLVDFWAPWCGPCKMIAPVLNDLDDEMGEQVKIVKLNVDENTATTQQYGIMGIPALILFKDGEKVDQAVGLQPKEAISALIAKHA; the protein is encoded by the coding sequence ATGGCTATCGAGCATGTTACAGATGCAAATTTTGCTGTTGAAATTAACGAGGGGTTAGTGCTGGTTGATTTTTGGGCCCCATGGTGCGGTCCGTGTAAAATGATTGCACCAGTCCTTAACGATTTGGACGATGAAATGGGTGAACAGGTTAAAATCGTTAAACTCAATGTTGATGAAAATACAGCGACGACACAACAATACGGGATAATGGGAATACCAGCACTTATTCTTTTCAAAGATGGAGAAAAGGTCGATCAGGCAGTGGGCCTGCAACCTAAAGAAGCAATTTCGGCGTTAATCGCTAAGCATGCGTGA
- a CDS encoding NADH-dependent flavin oxidoreductase: protein MNSKYTPLFESFNIGKGVEVKNRLVMAPMTNFSSNPDGTVSDEEISYYERRSSGVGMVITACTYVTANGKGFHGEFGGDTDEMIPSLSRLASAIKAKGAKAILQIFHGGREVPPELVPNGDVVSAGDIPSVGEGKTVPRPLTEKEIESIILDFGETTRRAIEAGYDGVEIHGANGYLIQQFFSPHSNRREDKWGGSLERRLSFPLAVVDEVQKAVANHAKAPFIVGYRFSPEEPETPGITMDDTLALIDGLASKNLDYLHVSLMEFWSKARRGADADRARIEVIKERVGGQVPVIGVGSIYTADDAINALQSGVPLLALGRELIIDPEWVQKVEQGRETEIITKINKNHQQQLDIPDPLWQAIIHSPGWFPGIE from the coding sequence ATGAATTCTAAATATACACCATTATTTGAATCATTCAATATAGGGAAAGGGGTGGAAGTGAAAAATCGTCTGGTGATGGCACCGATGACCAATTTCTCTTCGAATCCTGACGGGACCGTATCCGATGAAGAAATAAGCTATTATGAGCGCCGGTCAAGCGGGGTGGGCATGGTGATAACGGCTTGTACGTATGTGACGGCAAATGGCAAAGGATTTCATGGGGAGTTTGGCGGTGATACGGACGAAATGATTCCTAGCCTAAGTCGTTTAGCTTCGGCGATAAAAGCGAAAGGTGCAAAAGCAATCCTCCAGATTTTTCATGGCGGCCGCGAGGTTCCACCGGAATTAGTGCCTAATGGCGATGTTGTAAGCGCAGGTGATATCCCATCAGTTGGCGAAGGGAAAACGGTTCCGCGTCCACTGACCGAAAAGGAAATCGAATCGATCATTCTCGATTTTGGTGAAACCACTCGACGTGCCATAGAAGCTGGATATGATGGTGTCGAAATTCACGGTGCCAATGGTTACCTGATTCAGCAATTCTTTTCCCCACATTCGAACCGTCGCGAAGACAAGTGGGGAGGATCACTTGAAAGGCGCCTGAGTTTTCCGTTAGCGGTGGTGGATGAAGTCCAAAAAGCCGTGGCAAACCATGCCAAAGCACCGTTCATCGTAGGATATCGCTTTTCACCAGAGGAGCCTGAAACACCGGGAATCACGATGGACGACACACTTGCATTAATTGATGGACTTGCGAGTAAGAATTTGGATTATCTTCATGTTTCATTAATGGAATTCTGGTCAAAAGCAAGAAGGGGAGCAGATGCTGACCGAGCACGGATCGAAGTCATTAAAGAACGTGTCGGAGGTCAAGTTCCTGTCATCGGCGTCGGTTCGATCTACACGGCAGATGATGCGATCAATGCACTGCAATCAGGCGTTCCGCTGCTTGCCTTGGGCCGTGAATTGATCATCGATCCGGAATGGGTACAAAAAGTGGAGCAAGGAAGAGAAACAGAAATCATCACAAAAATAAACAAAAATCATCAACAGCAATTAGATATCCCTGATCCATTATGGCAAGCCATCATCCATTCTCCAGGGTGGTTTCCAGGGATTGAATAG
- a CDS encoding DoxX family protein, translating to MIGLGLLLIRLVIGLSFVGHGAQKLFGWFGGHGLKGTGGWFDSIGMKPGVTMALFAGLSELIGGALFAVGLLTPLAGILIAATMLAAIVKVHGANGYWATQNGYEYNLAILAVAIGVALTGAGPYSLDSILF from the coding sequence ATGATAGGTTTAGGTTTATTACTAATACGATTGGTTATTGGTCTATCGTTCGTTGGTCATGGCGCGCAAAAATTGTTTGGCTGGTTTGGCGGTCATGGATTAAAAGGAACTGGAGGCTGGTTTGACTCGATCGGCATGAAGCCGGGAGTTACGATGGCCCTGTTTGCGGGTCTTTCGGAGCTTATTGGCGGTGCATTATTCGCTGTAGGTCTGCTTACACCTCTAGCTGGGATATTGATAGCCGCTACCATGCTTGCTGCGATTGTTAAGGTTCACGGAGCAAATGGCTATTGGGCAACCCAGAACGGATATGAATACAACCTTGCCATCCTCGCAGTTGCGATTGGTGTCGCTTTAACTGGAGCTGGCCCTTACTCACTTGATTCCATTCTTTTTTAA
- a CDS encoding polysaccharide deacetylase family protein: MMMTFSVFFLLFFCKANHIDALTSSRAVYEKTGNVIWDGKTNEKIVAITFDDGPHPSYTPQILDILAKYNAKATFFVSGNKVKSNPGILKREIKEGHEIANHTYHHYYDKNMTAEVLSSELDKTDKVIWDIAKYKPTLYRPVGGLHNDIIINTAVKKGFKVVLWSWHQDPQDWKRPAPNKISSHIIHSLRAGDIILLHDWSDRPQTVMALEPTLDYLYKNGYKCVTVSDLLFRSSQSSPGFFQTFPVE; the protein is encoded by the coding sequence ATGATGATGACTTTCTCCGTTTTCTTTCTTCTTTTCTTCTGTAAAGCGAACCATATTGACGCCTTAACATCCAGCCGAGCGGTATACGAAAAAACTGGAAACGTTATTTGGGATGGAAAAACCAATGAAAAAATTGTCGCAATCACTTTTGATGATGGTCCACACCCTTCCTATACCCCTCAAATCCTGGATATATTGGCTAAATATAATGCCAAAGCCACGTTCTTTGTTTCAGGCAATAAAGTGAAAAGCAATCCTGGCATCCTCAAAAGAGAAATCAAAGAAGGACATGAAATTGCGAACCATACGTATCATCACTATTACGACAAAAATATGACAGCTGAAGTATTATCTTCCGAATTGGACAAAACCGATAAAGTGATTTGGGATATTGCCAAATACAAACCGACATTATACCGGCCTGTAGGTGGACTTCATAACGATATAATCATTAATACCGCAGTAAAAAAAGGATTCAAGGTTGTTTTATGGTCCTGGCATCAAGATCCCCAAGACTGGAAACGGCCGGCACCGAATAAAATATCCTCCCACATCATACATTCGTTACGGGCTGGTGACATCATTCTCCTCCACGATTGGAGCGATCGTCCCCAAACGGTAATGGCTCTGGAACCGACCTTGGATTATCTATATAAAAACGGCTATAAGTGCGTGACCGTATCTGATCTATTATTTCGTTCCAGTCAAAGCTCACCCGGTTTTTTCCAAACATTCCCTGTCGAATGA
- a CDS encoding DUF4183 domain-containing protein, with protein sequence MDNKYCRFINEDEEIPKPLLFFPACSFTEVRTKIPKRIVAYEFYAVANGCQRVFVEEDGISDIEKQVIPDPATVSYINLFINGVLQPHDNYTVETGKLTLNTADAPIKGTPIILQMFII encoded by the coding sequence ATGGACAATAAATATTGCCGTTTTATCAATGAGGATGAAGAAATCCCTAAACCTTTGTTGTTTTTCCCTGCATGCTCTTTCACGGAAGTTCGCACGAAAATCCCAAAACGTATCGTTGCATATGAATTTTATGCCGTCGCAAATGGATGCCAACGGGTTTTTGTTGAAGAAGATGGGATATCGGACATTGAAAAACAGGTCATACCAGATCCAGCAACAGTATCTTATATCAATTTATTCATAAATGGCGTCCTGCAACCTCATGATAATTACACCGTTGAAACCGGAAAGCTTACATTGAATACCGCAGATGCCCCAATTAAAGGAACACCCATCATATTGCAAATGTTCATTATCTAA
- a CDS encoding DUF4183 domain-containing protein — translation MNILPLKIMKLAIEATSLISVNPLITRLFYEVPAALEGPTELTIDPASFWTDTGGAATVLPVLTAENSSFEVFINGVLQMEDISTYTPGATGVGSLVLTIPDGSSILAGSPVVLVVTNYAPTSDVDIVT, via the coding sequence GTGAATATATTGCCGTTAAAGATCATGAAATTAGCCATTGAGGCTACCTCGCTGATTAGTGTAAATCCATTGATCACCCGTTTATTTTATGAGGTGCCTGCAGCATTGGAAGGTCCAACTGAACTGACGATCGATCCTGCAAGCTTTTGGACGGACACTGGCGGTGCGGCTACAGTGCTTCCTGTATTGACTGCTGAAAACAGCTCATTTGAAGTGTTTATTAATGGTGTGCTGCAAATGGAGGATATATCCACATACACTCCAGGTGCTACTGGTGTCGGCAGCCTCGTGCTGACCATTCCTGATGGTTCATCCATTTTGGCAGGGTCACCTGTCGTTCTTGTCGTGACAAACTACGCACCTACCTCGGATGTCGATATTGTAACGTAA
- a CDS encoding aspartyl-phosphate phosphatase Spo0E family protein has protein sequence MAKQNEFLEQIELKRNELIKVVAEDGLNSTIAVEYSQQLDRLLNKYDELFYKTGAGF, from the coding sequence ATGGCTAAACAGAATGAATTCCTTGAACAAATCGAATTAAAGCGGAATGAATTGATAAAAGTCGTCGCTGAAGATGGTTTGAACTCAACTATTGCCGTGGAGTACAGCCAGCAGCTTGATCGATTACTGAATAAATATGATGAACTCTTTTATAAAACCGGTGCAGGTTTTTAA
- a CDS encoding cytochrome c biogenesis protein CcdA: MNDINIFLAFGAGFLSFISPCCLPLYPAFLSYITGMSVGEIKSENAMLQRRSMLHTLFFLLGFSLVFIAIGFSTTYLGSFFTNYKELIRQIGAILIIVFGLFIVGIFQPKSLMKDSRFEFKNRPSGYIGSILIGLAFAAGWTPCAGPLLGAVISLGATNPSAAMSYMAAYILGFAIPFFILSFFVGKLKWIKKYSQSIMKIGGYLMIVMGVILFFDWMTQIIAVLSRLFGGFTGF; this comes from the coding sequence TTGAATGACATAAATATATTTTTGGCCTTTGGCGCAGGTTTTTTAAGTTTTATTTCTCCGTGCTGCCTACCGCTGTATCCAGCCTTTTTGTCTTATATTACGGGTATGAGCGTCGGGGAAATCAAATCGGAGAACGCCATGCTACAAAGAAGGAGTATGCTGCATACTTTATTTTTCCTGCTTGGCTTTTCCTTGGTTTTCATTGCGATCGGTTTCAGTACAACCTATCTAGGATCATTCTTTACCAATTATAAAGAATTAATTCGTCAGATCGGTGCCATTTTGATCATCGTTTTTGGATTATTCATCGTTGGAATTTTTCAGCCGAAATCCTTGATGAAGGATAGCCGATTCGAATTCAAAAACCGTCCGAGCGGCTATATCGGTTCCATATTAATCGGATTGGCCTTTGCAGCTGGCTGGACACCTTGTGCAGGTCCATTATTAGGGGCAGTCATATCATTGGGCGCAACGAACCCTAGTGCCGCCATGAGCTATATGGCTGCTTACATTTTAGGTTTTGCCATACCATTTTTCATATTATCGTTCTTTGTCGGTAAGCTGAAGTGGATCAAAAAGTATAGCCAATCCATTATGAAGATTGGCGGATACCTCATGATTGTAATGGGTGTCATTTTGTTTTTTGATTGGATGACCCAAATCATTGCAGTCCTGTCTAGACTATTCGGTGGCTTTACCGGATTTTAG
- a CDS encoding response regulator has product MARILIVDDAKFMRMTLSNILSKAGHEVIGEGENGEEAIELYRHLQPDLVTMDITMPLMSGLDAVKEIKKEFRAAKVIMCSAMGQQKMVVEAIEAGAKDFIVKPFDESRVVDAINRALD; this is encoded by the coding sequence ATGGCCCGAATATTAATTGTTGATGATGCTAAGTTTATGAGAATGACGCTTTCAAATATTTTATCAAAGGCTGGACATGAAGTGATCGGTGAAGGGGAGAACGGCGAAGAGGCGATTGAACTATATCGACACCTTCAACCTGATTTGGTGACTATGGATATAACGATGCCACTCATGAGCGGGTTGGATGCAGTTAAAGAAATTAAAAAGGAATTTCGGGCTGCAAAGGTTATAATGTGCTCGGCAATGGGTCAGCAGAAAATGGTTGTCGAAGCGATAGAAGCTGGAGCAAAGGATTTTATCGTCAAGCCTTTTGACGAGAGCAGGGTAGTGGATGCCATCAATAGGGCGCTTGATTAA
- a CDS encoding cytochrome c biogenesis protein CcdC — translation MIYISTGIAIVMAMGVFMLRMKETKKPVNEKKIILPPLFMSTGALMFIFPMFRVSRYEFLEALVAGMLFSILLIKTSKFEVRDEKIYILRSKAFIFILIGLMVIRLVAKIMLGSTLEIGVLSGMFFLLAFAMIVPWRIAMLYQYKKVKAASFS, via the coding sequence ATGATATATATATCAACGGGTATAGCGATCGTGATGGCTATGGGTGTTTTCATGTTGCGGATGAAGGAAACAAAAAAACCAGTGAACGAAAAGAAGATCATCTTGCCGCCGTTATTCATGAGTACGGGAGCTTTGATGTTTATTTTCCCCATGTTCCGGGTTTCTCGATACGAATTTTTGGAGGCTCTAGTCGCAGGGATGCTATTTTCCATCTTGCTCATCAAAACCTCAAAATTTGAAGTGAGAGATGAAAAGATTTACATTTTGCGCTCAAAAGCGTTCATATTCATCCTTATTGGCCTTATGGTGATTCGGCTCGTCGCGAAAATTATGCTCGGGAGCACCCTTGAAATAGGCGTCTTGAGCGGAATGTTTTTCTTACTCGCTTTTGCTATGATCGTCCCCTGGAGAATTGCGATGCTATATCAATATAAAAAGGTGAAGGCAGCCAGTTTCAGCTGA
- a CDS encoding YeeE/YedE family protein, with protein MLHMIVLGIICGLMLGFVLQRGRFCVVGAYRDLILAKDGRMFLATFVVIAIQSMGVYALNGTGVIQFGNDGFPWLGTIVGGFIFGIGMVLAGGCATGTWYRAGEGMIGSWVALFGYMLGAAMTKYGVWKVAGDHLLSYRTSDTYIHETLNVSPWVLVILVTVSVGILVIRELRKPKLPIFQMKPKKKGLAHLLFEKRWHPFITALLVGLIAIIAWPLSAMTGRMFGLGITAPSANILTFLITGDDALIDWGTFLVLGIFLGAFIAAKGSGEFRWRLPDMKTLRNNAFGGVIMGFGASVAGGCTIGNGLVNSALFAWQGWIAIIFFLLGTWVATYFTIIRQQKQKVGSSKAA; from the coding sequence ATGTTACATATGATTGTGTTAGGGATTATATGTGGGCTAATGCTCGGATTTGTGCTTCAAAGGGGCCGTTTCTGTGTTGTTGGTGCATATCGTGATTTGATTTTAGCTAAAGATGGCCGGATGTTTTTAGCTACATTCGTTGTTATAGCGATACAAAGTATGGGTGTTTATGCTTTGAATGGCACAGGGGTCATTCAGTTTGGAAATGATGGATTTCCATGGCTGGGAACAATCGTGGGCGGCTTTATATTCGGTATCGGTATGGTTCTCGCAGGCGGTTGCGCTACCGGTACATGGTACCGGGCTGGAGAAGGAATGATTGGTAGCTGGGTAGCTCTTTTTGGTTATATGCTTGGAGCAGCCATGACGAAGTACGGTGTCTGGAAAGTGGCTGGGGATCATCTGTTATCCTATCGTACAAGCGACACGTACATTCACGAGACATTGAATGTTTCGCCTTGGGTGCTTGTGATCCTCGTAACCGTTTCGGTAGGCATCTTGGTGATACGTGAATTAAGGAAGCCTAAACTGCCAATCTTTCAAATGAAACCGAAGAAAAAGGGGCTGGCTCACCTATTATTCGAAAAACGGTGGCATCCATTTATTACGGCATTGTTGGTTGGCCTGATTGCCATCATCGCCTGGCCGTTAAGTGCGATGACAGGCAGGATGTTTGGTCTCGGAATCACGGCTCCATCCGCGAACATCCTGACTTTCCTTATTACCGGGGATGATGCGTTAATCGATTGGGGGACGTTTTTAGTATTGGGAATTTTCCTCGGGGCTTTCATAGCGGCAAAAGGAAGCGGGGAATTCCGTTGGCGCCTGCCAGATATGAAAACATTACGTAATAATGCCTTTGGCGGTGTAATCATGGGATTCGGGGCGAGTGTCGCAGGAGGATGTACAATCGGGAATGGCTTGGTGAATTCTGCATTATTTGCCTGGCAAGGCTGGATTGCAATTATCTTCTTCCTTCTAGGTACATGGGTGGCTACTTATTTCACGATTATCCGTCAGCAAAAGCAGAAGGTTGGTTCTTCCAAAGCTGCTTAA
- a CDS encoding sulfurtransferase TusA family protein: MAKVLETTGMVCPFPLVEAKEAIVDMAMGEELIINFDCTQATESIPRWAATEGHEITEFEQIDDAKWRIIVKKGN, from the coding sequence TTGGCAAAAGTACTGGAGACGACAGGGATGGTTTGTCCGTTCCCGTTAGTGGAAGCAAAAGAAGCAATTGTGGATATGGCAATGGGAGAGGAATTGATCATTAATTTCGATTGCACCCAAGCAACCGAAAGCATTCCGCGCTGGGCTGCCACTGAAGGTCATGAAATTACGGAGTTCGAACAGATCGATGATGCTAAATGGCGCATCATCGTCAAAAAGGGAAATTGA
- a CDS encoding DUF3219 family protein, translating into MVDEVILNDVRLIVTDFLADTVEGSEGREIRKVSFNFEVTNEEYHDITTLLYQMIFDIKIPQLNEEFRAEIHNYATSVTNLYEENAVGDFSLVLLEVNEPE; encoded by the coding sequence ATGGTGGATGAGGTCATTTTAAATGATGTTCGGCTGATTGTTACTGATTTTCTTGCTGACACTGTAGAAGGATCTGAAGGTAGAGAAATCAGAAAAGTCAGTTTTAATTTCGAGGTAACGAATGAGGAATACCATGATATCACAACACTGCTTTATCAAATGATATTCGATATAAAGATTCCGCAGCTGAACGAGGAGTTTCGAGCGGAAATTCATAATTATGCTACTTCCGTTACAAATCTCTATGAAGAAAATGCAGTCGGGGATTTTTCATTGGTTCTACTGGAAGTGAACGAGCCGGAATGA
- a CDS encoding DUF2621 domain-containing protein gives MLSGWFLWFILFWVVLLIILMSIGGFFMFRKFLKRFPKEDGKSDMDWEEYYLDQTKHLWTKQQKDLLEDLVSPVPELFRDVARHKIAGKIGELAIKEKAGDITEDLVIRGYIIATPKRDHKFLQKKLAEREVNMIPYEHLFS, from the coding sequence TTGCTTAGTGGCTGGTTTTTATGGTTTATTCTATTTTGGGTAGTCCTTTTAATCATATTGATGAGCATTGGCGGCTTTTTCATGTTTCGAAAGTTCCTGAAAAGATTTCCTAAAGAAGACGGAAAGTCGGATATGGATTGGGAAGAATACTATTTGGATCAAACCAAGCACTTATGGACAAAACAGCAAAAGGATTTGCTTGAAGATTTAGTGAGCCCTGTACCGGAACTTTTTCGGGATGTTGCCCGGCATAAGATTGCCGGGAAAATCGGTGAATTGGCCATCAAGGAAAAAGCGGGGGATATTACCGAGGACCTGGTGATCCGAGGATATATCATCGCGACACCAAAGCGTGATCACAAGTTCTTACAAAAAAAATTGGCTGAACGAGAAGTGAATATGATTCCATATGAACATTTATTCAGTTAA